One window from the genome of Nicotiana tomentosiformis chromosome 5, ASM39032v3, whole genome shotgun sequence encodes:
- the LOC138892302 gene encoding uncharacterized protein gives MDKQFDKFLGMLRQVNVNLPFTEVLSQMPAYAKFLKEILTKKRKIEETSVVKLTEHCIAILKLENELGEIRSAPISLQLADQTTIIPEGIVEDVLVRVDKFLFPVDFIVAKMEKNKESPLILGRPFLATGRARLDTHDRKLMLRVGEETLTFEMNVEMGVRKEKPTESVAWRVKSSYFFKTMHLSI, from the exons ATGGACAAGCAGTTTGATAAATTTCTAGGGATGCtgagacaggttaatgtaaatttgccattcacagaagttctctcacaaatgccagcttatgccaaattcttgaaggagatccttacaaagaagaggaagatagaagagacctcagtggtcaagctcactgAGCATTGCAtcgcaatctt GAAATTGGAGaatgagcttggagagataaggtctgcgccaatttctttgcagctggcagaccaaacaactatcatacccgaggggatagtggaagatgtcttagttcgggtagataagtttttatttcctgtagatttcatagtggCGAAGATGGAGAAGAATAAAGAGTCCCCCCTTattttaggaagaccattcttagcgacgggcAGAGCAAGATTAGACACACATGAtagaaagctcatgcttagagtgggtgaggagacgttGACTTTCGAGATGAATGTGGAGATGGGGGTGAGAAAGGAGAAGCCAACTGAAAGTGTAGCGtggagagtgaaaagctcttactttttcaaaacaatgcacctttctatCTAA